CTTCAATATGGAGAATATAAAGCAACCCATGCGAGGGCCCACAGCATTGCATCCGGCGACCCGGTTGAACCGGGTGTCGATAACCGTTCGTACAAAAACAAGACGATAACAGCCGGTAATTATGCCGATTTGAAAACCATCCGCGAAACTAAAGAAGCGATGAAAGGCAAGCCGGTTATTGTAATAATGGTTGCCAGCAAACCCGCGATACCCGCCGAATTTGAAAAAGATGCCAATGCCATCGTTATCAGCTTTGGCGTGCAAAACCAGGCCATTTTGGATATCATTACCGGTGCAGCTGAACCTTCGGGCTTACTGCCGTTCCAGATGCCGGCCAATATGAAGACGGTAGAACTGCAGGACGAGGACATCCCGCATGATATGGCCTGCTATACCGATGCCGACTATCATACTTACGATTTTGGTTTCGGGATGAACTGGAAAGGTGTTATACACGATGCACGAACCGCGAAATATGTTGGTATTGTTAAAAAACCTTTAATAAACGCAAAGGATGGCACTGTAAGCATCGCATGCTCCACTCCGGGCGCAAAGATCTATTATACCACCGATGATTCTACGCCATCATTTACCGCGGAGCATCTCTATACCAAACCCGTCGCTGTAGGTAAGGGTAAGGTTATTAAGGCGATAGCAAAGATTTATGGGAAGGATAATAGTAGTCTGGCAGAGTATACTGTAAAATAATGTCATCCCGAACTTGTTTCGGGATCTCATCATGCAAGTTACAAACTTTGCATATGGGATGCTGAAACAAGTTCAGCGTTACCATTTGTTATTTCTTAGAAGACTTCGCCTTCGGGTTATAATCCAATGCCAACTTGATCCAGCGGTCAAAGTCCTTTTGATTGCGGAAACGTTCCTCGCTGATATAGATAAAACCTTTCATGTGTTTGTCCCCATGAACCATCGGGCGGGTGCCCGGTTCTTCAACCAACTGTTCGGTCAGATCAGGATCGAGGCGGAGCATCAGTTCATCACCGCTCACGCTGACGCACATTTTATCGTCGACCATAAAGGTAACGCCGCGGAACATCTTCTTTTCTTCCACATCTGGTATATCCGCTAAAGCTTCGCGGACACGGTCGGCCAGTTTTTCATCGTAAGCCATGTTGCAAGTTAGTTAAATTTATTTTTTAGCCCCTCAATCTTCTTCCTGATCACATTTTTATCAGCAACGGGTTTGGTTAATTTCAAAGCTAAATTAAAATGATCAATGGCCCTGTGTATATCTATGTCACTGTACAATTCTCCCAATAAAATATGATACAAATGGCTGCTTATGAGGTTCAATTTTTCAGCCTCGATAATCGCGACCTCACTTCCATATACTTTGGCTAAGGCATAAGTACGGTTTAGCGCTGCGATGGGCGAATACTCGATCATTAGCAGCCTGTTATACAGGCTAAGAATTTTTTCCCACTTTTCCGGTTTATCCCTTTCGCCGGTGTGCCAGTAGGCTATGGCCGCTTCAATATGGTATTTGGTGATGACATCGCCCTTGGCCGAGAGGTTAAGATAGCATTCTCCTCTGTTAATTAATTCTTTGTCCCACAATGAAATATCCTGGTCTTCATAAAGTATTAGTTCACCATCCTTATTAGTACGCGCATCAAACCGGGACGCATGGAAACACATTAACGAAAGCAGGGCGTTTACTTCGGGTTTATTGGTGCTTTCATTTTCGGTAAGCATGTGCGTTAAGCGCATTGCCTCCAGGCAAAGATCCTTTTGCAGTACCGTGTTGCGATTGGAGGAATAGTAACCTTCGTTAAACAAAAGATAAAGCGTGATGAGCACATTTTCAATCCTTTGACCAATTTCTGAGGCCGAAGGCATTTCTATCCTCACTTTTACCTGCTTTAGTTTTTCGCGTGCGCGGAACAGCCGTTTGTTGATAGTTTCTTTGTTGGTCAGGAAAGCGTCGGCAATCTCGTCGATACTAAAACCACAAAGAATGCGCAGCGATAGTCCTATCTGGGATTCGGGTGGAATACCCGGGTGGCAGATGGCAAACATCATCTGCAACTGGCTATCGTTTATATTGGTGGGGGACAGGTCGACATCTATTTCGGTATTGCCGCATGCCGTATACTGAAGTGCTGGGGAAATTTTGTCATTAAATATCGTATTGCGCTTAAGAAAATCCTTTGCCTTGTTTTTGGCTACGGTATAAAGCCAGGCAGGCGGGTTTTGCGGTACGCCTTTTAATCCCCAGGTTTCTGCTGCCAGTAGGAAAGTATCGCCTACAATATCTTCGGCAATACTGATATGCTCGATACCGAACAAACGGCACA
Above is a window of Mucilaginibacter ginsenosidivorans DNA encoding:
- a CDS encoding TfoX/Sxy family protein gives rise to the protein MAYDEKLADRVREALADIPDVEEKKMFRGVTFMVDDKMCVSVSGDELMLRLDPDLTEQLVEEPGTRPMVHGDKHMKGFIYISEERFRNQKDFDRWIKLALDYNPKAKSSKK
- a CDS encoding RNA polymerase sigma factor, whose amino-acid sequence is MHDKELIPHLYRTEFRKIAAVLCRLFGIEHISIAEDIVGDTFLLAAETWGLKGVPQNPPAWLYTVAKNKAKDFLKRNTIFNDKISPALQYTACGNTEIDVDLSPTNINDSQLQMMFAICHPGIPPESQIGLSLRILCGFSIDEIADAFLTNKETINKRLFRAREKLKQVKVRIEMPSASEIGQRIENVLITLYLLFNEGYYSSNRNTVLQKDLCLEAMRLTHMLTENESTNKPEVNALLSLMCFHASRFDARTNKDGELILYEDQDISLWDKELINRGECYLNLSAKGDVITKYHIEAAIAYWHTGERDKPEKWEKILSLYNRLLMIEYSPIAALNRTYALAKVYGSEVAIIEAEKLNLISSHLYHILLGELYSDIDIHRAIDHFNLALKLTKPVADKNVIRKKIEGLKNKFN